CCCAAATAATGCCAGATGTAGTCAGGAAAATTTTCATAGCATGCTTCACACTACAGAAGCAACAGGAAAAATTTAATGAGAAAGCAAATACATAAAATTAGTACCTGTATTCTCTGAGGCAATCTGGCCCAAAAATCCAAGTTTGGAATTATCTGATATTAAGAGGAAAACAGAATCAGTTAAAATTACAAGTTTGCAACTTACAACAGAAGCCAAAACACTGCTGATAAATTGTATATGCACTTAACTTTTTGTAAAGATACACATATAATGCTACTCACACATTTCTAAACTGCTTGtgtttatttgaataataatataagaaaaGGAAGTAAATTGACCAAGGCACATATGATTGTTTTAAATACACGTCTAAGTTTGTAATTCCAAATAATAGAAGTTGGTAATGCAATGAAACATATTTGAGAAACAAGAAGGTTAGGTAggaaatttatttaaatctgAAATATTTTTGTCCCTTCAGGCCAGAAAGCCAATTGATCAAGCATCCTTGTTATAGACCTTAGCAATTTTCTATTGTTTATGTGCCCATAAATATCATGTTTAGATGTGTCATTTGCATCAAACCGGCTATTAATGCTAGAAGCTACTGAAATGCAAAAGTCACCAAATTGCTCTTGCACAGTGTTATATGTCTCAATAGTTGGCTGAGCACAGAATATCAGCATTCTACATATTCGAAATACTCTCATTTGGATTTCCACAGGACTTGAAACagcatgataattttttttttcactcccGTTACAAAATAATAGGTCAAGGAGACTTGACTATTTATGCCTACATTACACAGATCTGAACCATGAGGTTAATATAGAGATGagtgaaaaataaattgcaTTATTAATCAGAGATGATTCTAGGCAAGATCGAGTGTCACTGGCACTTGGCAGACAAAATAATTCAAACAATAAGGAAACAGAATGAGAGATGCATACATCTAACCCACGAATCCCAAGGAAGAAGTATCGATAAACTGCACCAACCAACATATACCCTCCAAAAAGGCATAAGATACTGAAAAACAAAACAATCTGTCTATTAATATGATGTCAAGTCTACTGATAGTTTAACAAGATCAAACTATtcatgaaggaaaaaaaaaaagaaagaaagaattgaAATCCTTACATGATTAACAAGGTGCCAAACCAGCCCCATCCTTTCCCATGAACAGATACAACTACGGCACAACCAGAAGGATGTTGCAGTACTGCAGACTGTTACAGTAAAAATGTTACAAACTTGAAAAATTCAAATGCAAGTCAAATCCTATGCAtctactaattttttaaatgtccAAAGAGCAGTTGACTGGAACAGAATTGAGTTACAAACTGAAAACTATATTCATGATCATAAAACTAGAAAATTCACAACTGTACTTGCTACCTGGAAAAAAACAACCTGGTTCATCAATTGCAAGGCATTATACATCACAATTCACGACGAAAAAGTAACGCCCTTAAAGGACACAACACATGCATAACACAGAATAATATGGAATgggttgagatttttttttccatagAAGCATACAAATTATCAATGAGGACATTTAAGCCAAAGAAATCGGGCTGgagtctttttattatttatttatttattttatttctaacttCAAACTAAATAATACCAAAATATATGATGCAAGAAATCACTAATTTCCACAATGCCATCCTAAGCAAGCAAAGCTTGCTAATGAAGTAACAGGAGGAATCAAACCTGTGTCAATAAACGTAGAATCAAGCAGAAAACTATAACCCATGTCCTTAAGTTTATTAAAAGAAAGCACAAGATGAGAAGTAAAAGGATTATCACATGAAGTTAGGATTAGGTGGTTAGATTCTATGAATAGTCAACACCTGATATCTCATAGACATGCAAAAACACAAAATGATTCTCAAATACATAAGTAATTGCGAGGAAGTTGATACTTTTTAATAGGCTTGGAAATAATATGTATTGTAAGTTAAAAGGGGTCTGTTGTATGCTTAAACATGTGAACTCAAACTGTGGAGCACATATAGCTTGCTGCTATGTTTAGCAACTTAGAGCTTGTAAAATACTTTACAGAACACTGAGCATTTAAGTTTAAAATGAATTTCAGAGACTTACATAATCGCAGACCCCTAATTTCTTCAGTGAATGTGGCCCCTGCAAAACAGAGTGATAACATTGTCAGGAAATAAACAAGGTACTACCAgctttagaaaaaattaatgtATTAGAATAGGCAGGAGAAAGGGGGAAATTTTCTCACTTGAGCACCATTTGAATTGCAAATGACAGATACAGAGAGCGAACAATTCTCAGAGCCAGAGGACGTCTTCACATTATTTGACATCTTAACAATGACACCCTTTTGAGGATTCTGCTCATCTGAAGATTTGATGATCATAAAGAAAATATTAGTGACTGCAAGCATATTCATATTGAAGGGTTGAATGAATCACTCTCACAAGCTGGAAAGCATCATGTCCTTGACCAAAATAAATGATTGGCCCACATACGAACAAAAGGTACAAAATTCttattcaaaatatttaaagaaaataaatatcttACCAATGATGCCAGTGACAGTACTTGAGAAGTGTCCAATAGTAGTGCATACATCATAACCTGCAAATGTAACATAGATCTAATTAAAATGCACAAGGGAAACTCTCCAAACTAACCTGCCAAACCAATATTCCTAATTCCAAAGTCCATACTTGAGCtcttttttgtttaatttataCAGTATATGAATCTAGGAAATCTGATATCCTTGAGGGTCAGGCTGTGTTAAAGAAAAATTTCTTCTAAACACTTCCTACCTTCCCCAAGGTTCCCTGGACAATGAAGCCAAATCTGTTGCCACACTAGGAAAAAAGCATTTTCCATGTTCCTTGAGTAGCTTTCTATTAGGTCATACAAGAGATTTTCTTTTATTGTgaaatttgtaaaaattaaggACCAGATTGTTACACAGGAATCAACTATGAACAACTATGAAAATGACGTCCCATGAAAGGTCAATCCTTCATAGTTTGGTAAATTACTATAACATTTAAACAATGATACAGTGACAATCATACTCTGATAGGTACAAAAGATAATGCTGATACAGTGACTCCCATATAAGAATAACTctgaaattttttcttttaagcaGTGGGACTCATGTTCTCCATTATGCATACAGATTAAACAATACATCCAGTCCACCTACATAAAAGAGACCAAAAATATTTCCTTTCTGCAGATAAAAAAAAGGAagctttttttaatatatatatttgaggGATGAAATGCAGGAAGATCAACTTGAGTGTTACAGGAAAACTTTGGACAGTGAGGGTCATTTATCTTTGTGACTGACATATATGACTAGGGAAAAAATTTTAGTGACATTCTAACCATTCCAACAGCACAAGAATAATATTATGCTCTTTGGTTTATTATAAAAGTACTAGAAGCGTACAATGCAAATATATAAGGTATACTTGTTACACCCAAGAGCTTAAATTAGGAATATTAATCTGAAAATTAGCAACAAAAAATTCAAGCCTTATCACTTAGGTAGAATTTATGACATAATAAAAAGGATAAACAGAGTTCAGCAATCAAATATTCCAGAAATCAGTGTTTATTGGATTCCACAACTACTTGAAACATGGACACTCctaaacaaaaggaaaaaaaacaaagaaaatctcCATGTACATTAAGATATCTCAAAAATCAAAGTGCACAACAGCAAATGCCTCAAAGACATGCATTTTTGCACCACTGCTTACCTTCTATGTTGTTTGCCACAAGTGCACTACATTTCATGCCACAACGTGATGGCCCCCCACAATCCTACAAAAACAAAAAGAGGGTTAAGTCCACAGAAAACCTAGTAAATGTAAGGTCTGAAGAAAACATTTACTTTATAATAACCAGCATATGCAGTTGAGTATAGTTATTGGTGTTCCAAAATAGGTTTGGCAGGAAATAATTGTTGACATTTTGTTGCTTCTCCCATATGGTGCCCCATAAATAGGTACAACACAAAAAGTTTTACATTTTATGTtatcaaaatattaaagtttGGCAACCAATTCCatgaaaatatgaaatattttaacagtCAAATAGAACAACTAGACAAGGTTCTACTTAGAGAGTATCTCCCACATGGCATCTAGATAACATTCCACATGAAAATGCTATAGTTCAAGTTGGATAGATACAACCATTCAGATAGAGCTTCAGTCTTATGACTGAgataagaaaaaaatgaatgaaTAGGAAAGTAATAGTACATGATAGGAAGGTAAAATTATGTGAGAATCCTATATAATGCATGATTTGCTGAGTTCATGGTCTACCAATTTAAAACAGAGAATAACTTCAGAATTCAGATATATCCAGAgaagcattttttttttccaaagagAAGAAGCATTTTACCAGGCAGCCGACACATCTAGGCTGATCGTGATTAAAAACCATTCCATTGCATAGCTGGTCCACAGAGTCAAATAAGATAAATTCAACAACTAAAAGTATTTGGCAACAAGTGCATAATGACAACTAAAAgattattattaagaaaaataacaagtaaaaataaatagttatgTGGCTTTCATATCACACATATAACAATATCATTGGCAttacttttctttctttctttggcTGACTAAAAGAGTTGAATTGCAATATGAAAATCTAGCTTGCTTACAGCTTAACAGCCAATTGTCATACATGAAGATAATATAACATTTTCAAATGCAATCCAATTCGGACTCTTTTTTCTTCtctcaaacataacataaaactgCTTAAAATAATTACAAACATGACatggaaaataaagaaataaagcgTAACCTGATAAAGCCAACCTGAAACCAAAGCACGGATTCATTTACTGCCACCTTATAAAACCTACAACATAAAAAATGAGGATATCACTAAGGATTCGACCTAAATGACACAACTACCAACTTAATGCTACAGATGCCATTCTCCAAAGACTTCATCTTGGATTAATGTGCTTAAGAAACCACTTTCTCCAAATGGTTTTTCAATGTTTAATACAAAAGTTTTCAATCAATACCCAACCTAAGTAGATTTCAGTTAATTACAAAACAAAACTAACAGGTCGATAGCACTACTAGTATCACTTGCCAAATAGTAATACAAGTAAAAAAGGCCACTAATGCCTTTGACACTTACAAGTTGCATTCAAATACTAAAACGCTAAAGCAAATATTAAAAAACGGTTCCACCTAATTGCCTCCTTGATTAGCAAATATCCAATTGTCATTGTTTGTTAGTAATAAACTAAATAAGCAAAAGAGTATAGAATAATAGTCGATGGTCTATATCAATGTAAAGGAAATTCAATGAAGCAACGCAGAAAACATTACAAGAACGTAATAACAGAATCAAATGAGAAATACCCAGATCCAgaaacagagaaagagagaataCCCATCTTCGCTGATTACACCATGAGGGAATTTCGTGAGAGGAGACGTTAAACTGAAGTTGAAAAGCTTCTGCCCGTCAACAAAACTGAGTTGACAGACTGCAGCCACTGGCTTTGGAGACCCAATTTGGTGTAGAATCGCTACAGAGAGTATCCAAGAAATGATTCCTACTGTCATTTTTTACCAATTCAAATGAGTTTTGATGTTCCCACTTTGCTTTCCGTTTTATCTATTCATTGTTGGCTGTAGCATGCCGTatcaaagagaagaaaaaaaattgcgTAGGAGCTGCTAGCTCAACGATGCCGAGCATTaatgggatttggaagtggaaATGAAAAGGAAGCGAGCGAGCATAGATTCCAAAGAAAGTCGCTTAATTGGCTTCATCTGCTAGGCCTGACTGCTGGATGGTTCAGCCCAACAACGAGCCCAGCCAAAATTGATTCCAAAAATCCGCGTCCGGGGCTTTATTGGCCTGGAAATAAGGTGCAATGATTCGGACCTGGTTTCCCTTTCACGAACCTGACCCCAAGTTAACGGTGAGGAATTATTTGGTGCTTGATAATGAATTTTCAAGTGATGTAAATTAACGTAATACtcacaattaataaaattaaaatatttattattttattattaaatatcaaataaatagaataactatcaattaattaaattatttttatctgcCGTTGCTTTTAATATCATAAAGCTATAAGAAATTCATAGTAACTTCACTGGATCactcttttaaaattaagaataactCTTCAGGCATCTCTCTTACATAGTGATTATGGCTTAGAACTCAAGTGAATCTCGAGTCATTTAATTTGTCCGTAGATATGAAGCTTGAAGTCTCTGGTGCCATTGTGGatttttgttgttttccttgaGCTTTTATTGTGAGGATGACAGCGATTCTCTTGGGATCTTGCCCCAATTTTCAGAGCTGGTGGTTGACGAAAGGCAAAGCCTCCTCGCAATAAACATAAATGGCTGCTTCAGTTTGTTTCTAAGTTTCCTGGGTCGGATTCGGCGGTTTGATTCGTAACAAATTTGATTGTTTTGAATTCTATCTAGGATTGATTCTGAAAATGGCTAGCCAATATTCAAGTGCAGTGTTACAACGTTTTTATTCTCTACCTTTTTGTCCTGTAACCTTATAACTGTTTTGAACAAAAAACTTCTATAGCATGCAGCAGTTAAATGCTAAGAACGTTGGCATCTCTTTGTTTTTCGTTTTTCAAATAAAGCATGGATCTGGATCTGGATCTGGATTCATCACATGGTGATATGGATTCAAATTCCTTCAAAATTCAATAAACAAATTATTAGAATGTAGTACCATTTCAAGTTCATCACCTTGAAACAAATCCATTCATGACTTATAAATCATCATCATCTACATAATCTCAAATCCCAGcagttcaaaagaaaaaaaattcccaATCCAGCATACACATTTCACAATTCACACCCTAAGCTTTCAACTAATAAGACAGAATGTTCAGCTTGGTCCGATAACTAAAAGCATATTACTTAGCTGGTATATCCAAAATTGATCCCCTACTTCCTTAACTCTATTAAAAAGAACACGTACACACAATGTGATAATGTAAACTAACTAGGAAGTAAGAAATTGAGCATACGCAATAGATTCAGGATCCGCGCTTCTGCCCCTTTCTGTTCTGGCTAAAGTGTCAGGACTCAAGCCTCCATGCTTAAGATTGGAGCCCTCAACGTTTCCTCCTTCATTGTTGCTCAATCTTccttccaagcttcaatgaATACCTGAAATTTTGTTTCAAAGAAAATTAAACCAACAGATTATCTCCACAGTTTAGTAAGGAAGCCAGAATGGAAACGACATATTTGTTACCAAAAATCAGTTTCCATCATCAAAGACCACAAATCATGTTATCATATCAGAGTTAGAATCTCAGAAGCAGAATTCCAGGAGTGATTTCTGTATTATCATTACCtccttttttccctttttcttttgcaAGTCACCCCTTAATTGTCTCTTCCTTGGTACTAAGTACATCAGAATAACTTAGTTTTAAATGATTTATAATGAAGTTGTCATCAGGGCTCAAAGAGTACCTTTAGTTCAGTTGTAGTGATCCTAGTTCAGCTGTACCAATTTTCTAAGTGCGAAATGTTAGAAAATGGTAAAAATATTTTCCTGAAAAATATTTCTGGGAAACAAACAGAGGCTAAATCCATTTTATAAGCAAGCTTAAGATTAACCCGCAAACAGGCTCAAATCACTGACCCCAACAAGCAATCTAGGAGACGAGAAGAACCAAGCAGACTAAGCTTACCAAGGTTTAGATTTCATGCATTTAGCTTCTTCCTCAGCTTCATTTCTCACAACCTTTAATCCTAAAAGATATGCAAATTAGTGTATTTGTAAGGATAAGAAAGAAGTACATGAAGAGATAGACCGAGTTTTTTAGAAATTGTAACCTTACCCATCATCTGAATTGACTGATAATGATTTCTGGTATATGAGAAATCTTGGGCCACTCAGACCCACCCTTCTTGGCGCACCTTTCCTGAAGCAAGGGACAGCCATAAATTTTCAGCCTCTTTAATTTGCAGAGATCTTGCATTGTTGTGGGTAGATACATCAGGTTCTCACATCCCCCAATTTCCAGCTTTTCAAGAGATTTAAGATTTCCCAACCACTCTGGAAAAGCTTCCACTGCGGTGAAATTGACAATCTGCAATGCCTTCAGTGCAGTGAGGTTCTGAAGTTGGCTTGGCAGAGACTTGAGTTCCTTCTTCCCGCATATCAGCACTAACTCTTCCAGGGATTCTTTGATTGATTCTAGACCAGGGAAAGCCTTCAATTCTTCAGAGCCAATTGTTAGTTGCTTCAATTGAGTGAGGAAGCTTAAGCAGTCGTCTGGAGGAGAGCTAGCCAAACTTGGACAATTTGATATGTACAAATAAACAAGAGATCGCAGTTCCTGCAAGTCTTTATGAATTGACATTAGCTTTGAGCAGCTTGTTATAGTCAATTTCTCCAGAGAAGTGCAGGATTGTAGCCCACTTGGAAGAGATACTATGTTATAACACGCAACAATTTCTAGATTTTTAAGAGATGTGAGGCCCTGAATGCTTGGAATGGACACCAACTTGTGACAATCTAATAATGATAATTCTTCAAGAGAAGTGAAGGCATGAAGTACATCACATAAATAACTCAGTCCACCGCAGCCATTGATCTTCAGTTTTGTGAGCGATGAAAGGTAGCTTATTGGTAGGCTTGTCAACTGATGACACCATCTAATGGTCAAACTTCCAAGACAAGGAAATGCAATTGTGCAGCCTTCTCTGACCACATCCGGTACCATCCATTCAACTAGGCCATTCATAAAAGCTAGAGAAAATTCTTTTAAGACAGGAAAAAGTCTGCATGCATCGTTGGCTATTTCACTGCCATTGCTGTAGTAGAACTCATTACTGATGCGCTTTACATTGACCAACCTGGCTATCATCAGGATTTTAAGATGAGGAAGAAGTCCAAGTTTCGGGATTTGTTCACAGTTCTCGCAGAATTTCAATTCCAGCCTCACCAAATTATTCAGATGCAAAGAATTACTGTGAGTAGAAATGTTCATCAACAGCCATGATGGGAATTTTTCTCCACCATAACTCTCAATCTCCAGGCTTTCTATGTTTGAATGAGGCTGAAGGCCTTCCAAGACACCCTCATCATTATAATTGTCCTCTCTACTTGAGCTCCATGTCAATCGCAATGCAACCAATCCTTTTTTTTCTTGCAGGTTTGCTTTTTCAGCTTCTTGTTTGTCTTTGACATGCTCAAGATTGATGATTGCCAAATTCCCTCTTAATTCATTTAAGCATTCTAGTTCTTGAATGGCACCGCCCCTGTCTGGTCCGAGGACAAATAATGGCAACGTTTGCAAACTAGTTAAGCATCCCACATTAGCTGGCATCTGGACACCATAAGAAAAGTCAATGTGCCTCAAACTGAtcaagtttttaatattttcaggAAGCTTTTTAAGTGATGTACATACAATTAGTCTAAGTGTCATCAAATTGTAAAGCTTGGTGATGGAATCAGGGAATGCTGCAATTTCAGTCCATGAGACATCAAGGTATCTCAAATGTTTTAACTTGCCAATTGAAAATGGCAACTCTCTAATACCAGAACCAACCAAGTTTAGTGTCCGCAACCTTTTGAACTTCCAAGATTCATCGTAGAGCAAAACATCCTTTGCAAAGAAAGATCTCAGTTTTCCTGAACCACCCTTTGGCAATGCTGGTGCTGGTTTCCCTCCACAAATAAGATTCAACCGACGAATTTGTGACATATCATCTAGATTTGAACAAGCCTCCAGAGCCATTGTTTCATTTGAAACAGAGAGAGCAAGATCGTGTACAAGGTCATGCATCTTACAACTTCTTATTCTTTCATACACATTCCTTTCCACATCTTGGAAGAATGAATTGACAAGCAAGTCGTTAAAATACTTGTTACCAATAGcttccatcaatgaactttcACTCGAGGTCCCCAAAAATCCTTCAGCCATCCAAAGCTGGACTAATTGCTCCTTCTCAATACAAAAATCTTTAGGAAAAATTGAACAGTACGCAAAACATGCCTTCAAAGATGAAGGCAAGTGATCAAAACTTAGTTTCAATATAGGCAAAATCCTGTCATTATATCCTGATACCTCCCAAACCTTGCTTTCTTGAATTGACAACCAATCTTTTTTGTCCCTTTTAATACGCATTGTCCCACCTAAGACTCTTGCAGCTAGTGGCACACCTCTGCATCTTTCGGCAATCTCCCTTCCAATAGCCTCCAAATCAGAGGGTATTGATGCTCCCCCACTTCCAAAGACTCGTTCTTTGATAATGAACCAGCATTCATCATTCAATAGTTCTCTTATTTTATGTCTGCAGTGGAGAGAAGTCTCTACTATTGATGCCACCAGCTCACTACGAGTGGTAACAACAATGGCGTTTCCTTTGCTCCCACAAATTGTTAACAAACGACTCTTCAAACTCTCCCATTTCTCAGATTCCTCATTCCAGACATCATCAAGTATGAGCAGAAATCTTTTCATTTCCAGCTCTTTCTCCAGATGTTTAAGTATTGCATCCTTGTTGGTCATTCCACCTGTGTTTTTGTCAAGAGTTTGTAACATTTCTCCTAAAATTCTCTGCTCATCAAAATTATCAGAAACACAGACCCACATAGTCACATCATAAAGTTTCTTCTCCTTTGCTGCTTTACATACCAGTTTTGCCACAGTTGTCTTTCCAAGACCAGCCATGCCCACTATAGGAACTACAGTGAGAGGCTGATTGCAAGAGGTGGTCAGTAAGTTCACAATTTTAGACACATCATCTTCCCTTCCCACAACTTGGGAGTTATCAAGGTAGGAGTCTGTCACTCGGTCCAGACTTATTTGAGGCAACCTATCCACAGTTATAACTTTGAGTCCAAATTCAGCtgcttccttttttattttatccaaTGACTCGTTTATATTCTTCACCTTATGGGACATTTTAACATGAAATGCAGCCTTCTTTACATACTGAGTACctttagaaaatgaaaagaagCTGCGTACCTCATTCCCTGGTTGGTCCTGGATCTCCACCTTTCGCCGAAGAATCTCATAAGCAAACTCATCAATCACATCTTCAGCATCATAGGCTACATCTCTGAGCTTTTTCAGCCAACGTTTCACAGCTTTCTGAGTCACCTGTTGCTCTTCTGCATCTTGTAGGACATCATGAATCATGGCTAGCGACTCCTGAAGCCTTTTCAGGTCCTCCTTGAGATTCCACTGAAGGATGATCTCTTCAGTGATAAGGGAAACAACCCTGGCTAGTGTCCCCTCGACTACAAAACTCAGGACAATGTCAGCCatatctccttttctttcttgctGCTAAGAAATGTCTATCAGAAAATTTGGGAAACTAAATTATGATGCTTCTGCCTTGTGTATATGAGAGAATATTGGAGGGAATATTCGAACAAGATTAAAATcctcaattaaaaataattttgtctTTAGTAAGAAAACTACT
This region of Manihot esculenta cultivar AM560-2 chromosome 10, M.esculenta_v8, whole genome shotgun sequence genomic DNA includes:
- the LOC110624080 gene encoding uncharacterized protein LOC110624080, yielding MTVGIISWILSVAILHQIGSPKPVAAVCQLSFVDGQKLFNFSLTSPLTKFPHGVISEDGFYKVAVNESVLWFQLCNGMVFNHDQPRCVGCLDCGGPSRCGMKCSALVANNIEGYDVCTTIGHFSSTVTGIIDEQNPQKGVIVKMSNNVKTSSGSENCSLSVSVICNSNGAQGPHSLKKLGVCDYSAVLQHPSGCAVVVSVHGKGWGWFGTLLIIILCLFGGYMLVGAVYRYFFLGIRGLDIIPNLDFWARLPQRIQSYCAALVRKFRGPTEGYRSSYSPVNF
- the LOC110624700 gene encoding putative disease resistance protein RGA4 isoform X1; its protein translation is MADIVLSFVVEGTLARVVSLITEEIILQWNLKEDLKRLQESLAMIHDVLQDAEEQQVTQKAVKRWLKKLRDVAYDAEDVIDEFAYEILRRKVEIQDQPGNEVRSFFSFSKGTQYVKKAAFHVKMSHKVKNINESLDKIKKEAAEFGLKVITVDRLPQISLDRVTDSYLDNSQVVGREDDVSKIVNLLTTSCNQPLTVVPIVGMAGLGKTTVAKLVCKAAKEKKLYDVTMWVCVSDNFDEQRILGEMLQTLDKNTGGMTNKDAILKHLEKELEMKRFLLILDDVWNEESEKWESLKSRLLTICGSKGNAIVVTTRSELVASIVETSLHCRHKIRELLNDECWFIIKERVFGSGGASIPSDLEAIGREIAERCRGVPLAARVLGGTMRIKRDKKDWLSIQESKVWEVSGYNDRILPILKLSFDHLPSSLKACFAYCSIFPKDFCIEKEQLVQLWMAEGFLGTSSESSLMEAIGNKYFNDLLVNSFFQDVERNVYERIRSCKMHDLVHDLALSVSNETMALEACSNLDDMSQIRRLNLICGGKPAPALPKGGSGKLRSFFAKDVLLYDESWKFKRLRTLNLVGSGIRELPFSIGKLKHLRYLDVSWTEIAAFPDSITKLYNLMTLRLIVCTSLKKLPENIKNLISLRHIDFSYGVQMPANVGCLTSLQTLPLFVLGPDRGGAIQELECLNELRGNLAIINLEHVKDKQEAEKANLQEKKGLVALRLTWSSSREDNYNDEGVLEGLQPHSNIESLEIESYGGEKFPSWLLMNISTHSNSLHLNNLVRLELKFCENCEQIPKLGLLPHLKILMIARLVNVKRISNEFYYSNGSEIANDACRLFPVLKEFSLAFMNGLVEWMVPDVVREGCTIAFPCLGSLTIRWCHQLTSLPISYLSSLTKLKINGCGGLSYLCDVLHAFTSLEELSLLDCHKLVSIPSIQGLTSLKNLEIVACYNIVSLPSGLQSCTSLEKLTITSCSKLMSIHKDLQELRSLVYLYISNCPSLASSPPDDCLSFLTQLKQLTIGSEELKAFPGLESIKESLEELVLICGKKELKSLPSQLQNLTALKALQIVNFTAVEAFPEWLGNLKSLEKLEIGGCENLMYLPTTMQDLCKLKRLKIYGCPLLQERCAKKGGSEWPKISHIPEIIISQFR
- the LOC110624700 gene encoding putative disease resistance protein RGA4 isoform X2, which translates into the protein MADIVLSFVVEGTLARVVSLITEEIILQWNLKEDLKRLQESLAMIHDVLQDAEEQQVTQKAVKRWLKKLRDVAYDAEDVIDEFAYEILRRKVEIQDQPGNEVRSFFSFSKGTQYVKKAAFHVKMSHKVKNINESLDKIKKEAAEFGLKVITVDRLPQISLDRVTDSYLDNSQVVGREDDVSKIVNLLTTSCNQPLTVVPIVGMAGLGKTTVAKLVCKAAKEKKLYDVTMWVCVSDNFDEQRILGEMLQTLDKNTGGMTNKDAILKHLEKELEMKRFLLILDDVWNEESEKWESLKSRLLTICGSKGNAIVVTTRSELVASIVETSLHCRHKIRELLNDECWFIIKERVFGSGGASIPSDLEAIGREIAERCRGVPLAARVLGGTMRIKRDKKDWLSIQESKVWEVSGYNDRILPILKLSFDHLPSSLKACFAYCSIFPKDFCIEKEQLVQLWMAEGFLGTSSESSLMEAIGNKYFNDLLVNSFFQDVERNVYERIRSCKMHDLVHDLALSVSNETMALEACSNLDDMSQIRRLNLICGGKPAPALPKGGSGKLRSFFAKDVLLYDESWKFKRLRTLNLVGSGIRELPFSIGKLKHLRYLDVSWTEIAAFPDSITKLYNLMTLRLIMPANVGCLTSLQTLPLFVLGPDRGGAIQELECLNELRGNLAIINLEHVKDKQEAEKANLQEKKGLVALRLTWSSSREDNYNDEGVLEGLQPHSNIESLEIESYGGEKFPSWLLMNISTHSNSLHLNNLVRLELKFCENCEQIPKLGLLPHLKILMIARLVNVKRISNEFYYSNGSEIANDACRLFPVLKEFSLAFMNGLVEWMVPDVVREGCTIAFPCLGSLTIRWCHQLTSLPISYLSSLTKLKINGCGGLSYLCDVLHAFTSLEELSLLDCHKLVSIPSIQGLTSLKNLEIVACYNIVSLPSGLQSCTSLEKLTITSCSKLMSIHKDLQELRSLVYLYISNCPSLASSPPDDCLSFLTQLKQLTIGSEELKAFPGLESIKESLEELVLICGKKELKSLPSQLQNLTALKALQIVNFTAVEAFPEWLGNLKSLEKLEIGGCENLMYLPTTMQDLCKLKRLKIYGCPLLQERCAKKGGSEWPKISHIPEIIISQFR